The following are encoded together in the Anopheles nili chromosome 3, idAnoNiliSN_F5_01, whole genome shotgun sequence genome:
- the LOC128725912 gene encoding retinol dehydrogenase 12-like, translated as MLLSIAIGAVVAFLTYKLARLIIEGGQFRKNTRCDGKVILITGANTGIGKETARELLKRGGKVYLACRSLERANAARADIIAQTGLSNIHVRELDLSSMESIRKFAQGFLAEENRLDLLINNAGVMACPKQLTKDGFEQQLGVNHLGHFLLTNLLLERVKSSAPSRIVNLSSLAHKYGKINQKDLNSEHSYNQVTAYCQSKLANVMFTRELARRLQGTGVTTYAVHPGTVDTDLPRHMGSLFFLFDHKLVKPLLRVAFKTPLSGAQTTLYTALDEELTEESGKYYADCREQKLSSYARNDELAAWLWDQSAKMTGLNVE; from the exons ATGTTGCTCAGCATTGCGATTGGCGCGGTTGTAGCGTTTCTAACGTACAAACTAGCCAG gctTATCATTGAAGGCGGTCAGTTTCGCAAAAACACCCGCTGCGATGGGAAGGTTATCCTCATCACCGGTGCCAACACCGGCATCGGAAAGGAAACGGCTCGGGAACTGCTGAAGCGTGGCGGCAAAGTGTACCTAGCCTGCCGCTCGCTGGAGCGTGCGAACGCAGCGCGAGCTGATATCATTGCGCAAACCGGACTTAGCAATATCCATGTGCGCGAACTCGACCTATCGTCGATGGAATCGATACGCAAGTTTGCGCAGGG ATTCCTGGCCGAGGAAAACCGGTTAGATTTGCTGATTAATAATGCCGGTGTGATGGCCTGCCCGAAGCAACTCACGAAGGATGGGTTCGAGCAACAGCTGGGCGTGAACCATTTGGGCCATTTCCTGCTCACGAATCTGCTGCTGGAGCGAGTGAAAAGTTCCGCACCGAGCCGGATCGTCAATCTGTCCAGCCTGGCGCACAAGTACGGCAAGATCAACCAGAAGGACCTCAACAGTGAGCACTCGTACAACCAGGTGACGGCTTACTGCCAGAGCAAGCTGGCCAATGTGATGTTTACCCGGGAGTTGGCCAGGCGGCTGCAGGGAACGGGCGTGACGACGTACGCCGTCCATCCTGGGACGGTCGATACGGATCTGCCGCGCCATATGGGCTCGCTGTTCTTCCTGTTCGATCA CAAACTGGTTAAACCGCTACTGCGAGTGGCTTTCAAAACGCCACTTTCTGGCGCACAGACGACCCTCTACACGGCGCTCGATGAAGAACTGACGGAGGAAAGCGGCAAATATTACGC GGACTGCCGAGAACAAAAGCTGAGCAGCTACGCACGCAACGATGAGCTGGCCGCGTGGCTGTGGGACCAAAGTGCAAAAATGACGGGCCTCAACGTGGAGTAA
- the LOC128725911 gene encoding uncharacterized protein LOC128725911 encodes MDPNENHLSQPPSALPQDGAGGRTGSGGSGTGVSGLAAAAAAAGAAAAAAYHHQQYSQAPPPPPHHLASGYAAAMMDHHHHHHQMKDPYYHHHHHGRHYADPYAAMHHGHGGASYHASPHGPPPPPPSALGAMNPMHSHNSYSHHAHHHPHQNPYGHSYHHQPAAPYPAATTPAGMHHHHAVHHQGHGSLLPPAGSSSSMGQYSNSQQYPPYGQMTGTPDQLSAGGHYAGSSGVSHHQPHPMGGGGVSAAYRDDKEMLVGQQSHASGMASNAPGVIGGLNTTIPGTGTASVNAPAGLGPGGGKRKIEILDNILIKKSKNTPPDMPLGGNGGDVSHMGSGSGHTGVYGQQLTDPSIGGPMGVGDPAKSSFQMSNILDDKNAKLPMVAAASGVAASDGMVMHQHTHTATVGEREKVRPTESGHYPHGNAGGGSGRKSSHQKASKGNDSSKTDRTTAGSGGAAGSVAGSEPHSEQQQQQQQHQQYPQGPPTQHMDFEISEKLKEMGEISVKPVSKTDANAKARTSELECNEEISLEITKKDAAMRKVTNLRKNIKEVMDDNQLDASTLTAQRQELERLARVQEQQRIIREVQRQLALERQTNKTEQKVMQFLQGHASILKPQQQPSTSASSTVTGIGASGSGPTPTTPVRVGYVKNPFETRGRPPKNRAPLVTTVTTVSSLSTTVTTSATMAPSSTATTNLTPSVSIAPVKAATVTGASLPASTASSPTMAAGMGSPSVIPVRTFEEMVDSEEELEPEEELDEEDEDSEGEVIALPEKKEIVTIDSSSDDDCIVLSDDDEEPEDESDDDPQNSGLHVNDAYNVPDEQGRVVINVGHADGEEDIFLAPQIARIIKPHQIGGVRFLFDNIIESIERYDSSTGFGCILAHSMGLGKTLQLVCFCDIFLRHTSSKTVLIIMPINTLQNWLNEFNTWLPEDSENSPLRNHGEVRPRHFRIHILNDSHKTLKSRSKVVLEWAKNGGVLLIGYEMYRLLSQKKMTKKKKKKKGGVLVADPEEEKESTEEQRNMFDDIHEALVKPGPDLVVCDEGHRIKNSHASISVALKQIKSKRRVVLTGYPLQNNLLEYWCMVDFVRPNYLGTKTEFSNMFERPIQNGQCIDSTPQDIKLMRYRAHVLHSLLLGFVQRRSHSVLQTSLPQKEEYVLQIRMTEFQRKLYSVFMNDVVRTKAVPNPLKAFAVCCKIWNHPDVLYNFLKQSERDIDLEIEEPEPPTAPGAVKPVGDNSTPNPVQLPGTTTSGGTSTPMEIDGAVGGVNAMPEVSPPSVVPIGAKGGRKNATAAAIPKPAKPLALKKDGTPRKPRTPKKAVMNNKSQAVGKDGKIVPAATISPSNVSKDPNAMDTTGSFGKADGSTDFAGDRGVVKQETGGHMYPQHYPDAASGNPAYPYQAYPGAGPMPPNQGYGGYNQGMEMMGPDQGSTYGTYGSGVSGQYGNSNNGAGAGTGDAYNNYGNNYYRNDYNAPYNQSSAYSAGAGTDGNAPYNHNQYPYGANMAEGMTNNQYANNGNGATAQNTPSNNYWGGNGGNGNDSNTYYDQQQPANANLANGASGSSYSAYGEGYNVSNGTPAAPLAGGENSATSLGPYPGVEQQSASSAMNQTQLPTQYNNYATAADTLPTDGLQKWDHSQLTNANAKAAVNAELSQGQETNLPNNNAESIPALEPNTESPLTSAAANPLDSTDPISDAAAAITQEQANAQYANQPSLEDLKDPVKPDLVGDKPTEIVDMDTKEISKMDLQEAVKQEIKKEVEENMQQDQTSADAQIKKEDDKAEIKCEIKAEESSEKITNGGNTEVELSPSSQPEDKKSLDALVDANLIKKEEGLDGIEIKQEAEPLTTEPGKNAEEQNTESKYAPNKDVLKTEEELDKSAKIEGDAEKDVEEVVAVIGKSDDDKEKSNDATLKAEEEDANMKQEDKEPTAADKETTSAKSTTTTANSTSTTTTTTASIGAQKEGKGKDAKDEIPYEWALELMKGYIPDLLENSPKMDIFFCILEESIRLGDRLLVFSQSLLTLNLIERFLQRNKIPGSENYWCKNSNYFRLDGSTVAQEREKLINEFNSNPNVHLFLVSTRAGSLGINLVGANRVVVFDASWNPCHDTQAVCRVYRYGQKKPCFVYRLVMDNCLEKKIYDRQINKQGMSDRIVDECNPDAHLSMKEITSLCYDDGEDGEAKDYSEDKDKFIDIVMQHLLESHSKKLTKAPFAHESLLIDRKEKKLSSAEKRQAQRGYELEKQAATKPAYSYTSMGTTYRAIRTSDGSIIHRPVASVRPMQAGDANKTNVPGARPTRWIPAEVWQRQGMTAQEMTLPIDVVIPTSSADKSNIVLKAGQKVMVLKSPKGIYMQLESGKIIAIRTAFKVGQSKEAPPAKGSSIITTTPTTPGRRTTNLTFGTAKGSSTLLISKNGAGGSGGSTGDFSEGNSLSIASNSDDDEKSDSSILPLTINDDGDSEKETMSVDDYPDKPISKKDTDVVEHIVNDKTDTTMSSMSSASSTSSSSGLPLPATTTSTTTTSFSGTSSSKAQANDTIDKFPMIQSAYSLAPQAQGLGAHRPGELHMLNASPSPAVQPTATVTIDDDSPPMKDKIIYKPNLVERKTKATPSSLKNYRHKTSKVQEITPGTATTIAHPVTTASSVMVSSGTTKPMTVASSGSAMHQVTNVNRGMTSTNKMNELPNITPNNDATMGMMYNAGSGATTAHSNMQQSLVRTADKLASASNTMPQPTIPPNLSDGTFGHGMDPVGYGTSTHHPSGTVQSARSANKLPSAGALQSPTETLAPTPQQYSVGHQPTLGGTQGAFGGHATPAAGPQSSKTTHMHQPITGTSPSAYSSSPGNSSSASKQHHAWMPYGSSVTGPMTSPAYGQPQQQQQQPQPHQQPQGSFSQQQHQALQQPQHHYQPMGSQLQHRASHQPDLHGGLGMHHHHAAGVQPPPPAPQYESSLNFLEKTTSALINNQNQSEFQASLSNITRSPTPTDGYIDYNPKPTVAATKKGGAGSKSKTPKAPKNDYNAAKKALNKRNNPSPYTHVSSSSASSSPSASPAVMNQSHSVATTLPSAVNPGVYQGYHTAGTGTITATTPLAPGSSTVNPSSAGYYDQYGQPMNHHHHQQPPTVGYGATSGSGSNAMMATPPIAVTQNNGLPLAVSQPSTVAGYGNVPPPVVSSFAGPSYTATSNSTTSTATVRSNYYPTASGHGGNNPTTQPSGAGPQTPAIPANDVSSNYSHQPSPTTQLHHRPSSPSQAIASHYPPQHQAPSATTASRGGSSRGSASAAQHQQQHNMSQPQQQHPHLQQHVQPHHHQQSAVTPDYPMHSQSTAPYPMATAPLSGADAVNAPNDTASTSVYQQDLHSTHLHQQQQQHQHHQHPHLQQQQSATPQAVASTPGSTFVPYSSTGLATPTGYGASTIATIASQNATTTTTSTAAVVAGSSSVGSASGPSNGSAFHRPESATASSVGSVVPPVSSYDTPPTYIPDANAPAASYHQYHHAPYQSAQYHHHQPQGYYPPPPPPSAYPYYPSSAAGPYGAAQPAGPGMAPTDAQYHAYPPPPPSGGSTAAAGSAASNYNYPPYPSQPGVGQWQ; translated from the exons CCGTCCATCGGTGGTCCGATGGGTGTGGGAGATCCCGCCAAATCGTCGTTCCAGATGTCGAACATCCTAGATGATAAAAATGCCAAACTGCCCATGGTGGCCGCTGCTTCCGGCGTTGCAGCTTCCGATGGCATGGTGATGCatcagcacacgcacacagccacggTTGGGGAACGTGAGAAGGTCCGGCCTACGGAATCGGGACATTATCCGCACGGAAACGCTGGCGGTGGTTCGGGCAGAAAATCGTCCCATCAGAAGGCATCGAAAGGTAACGATTCATCCAAAACAGATCGTACAACCGCAGGTTCAGGAGGAGCAGCCGGCAGTGTGGCTGGAAGTGAGCCACATtccgaacagcagcagcagcagcagcaacatcagcagtaTCCACAAGGACCACCAACCCAACACATGGACTTTGAGATATCTGAAAAGCTGAAGGAAATGGGCGAAATTAGCGTAAAACCGGTGTCTAAAACGGACGCGAATGCGAAGGCACGCACCAGCGAGCTAGAGTGTAATGAGGAAATATCGCTGGAAATCACTAAGAAGGATGCGGCCATGCGGAAGGTTACGAATCTGCGCAAAAACATCAAGGAGGTGATGGACGACAACCAGCTGGACGCATCGACGCTGACGGCTCAACGGCAAGAGTTGGAGCGATTGGCGCGTGTCCAGGAGCAACAGCGCATCATCCGCGAGGTTCAGCGCCAGCTAGCGTTGGAAcgtcaaacgaacaaaacggaacAGAAGGTGATGCAGTTCTTGCAAGGACACGCTTCCATCTTGaaaccgcagcagcaacccAGCACGTCCGCGAGCTCGACCGTTACCGGAATCGGTGCGTCAGGAAGCGGTCCAACGCCAACCACTCCGGTGCGCGTGGGGTACGTTAAGAATCCGTTCGAAACACGTGGTCGGCCACCGAAAAACCGCGCACCACTGGTTACCACTGTCACAACGGTTTCTTCGCTAAGCACAACGGTAACAACGTCGGCTACGATGGCCCCATCATCAACGGCGACCACAAACCTCACTCCATCGGTCAGCATCGCACCGGTGAAGGCGGCCACAGTGACGGGCGCTTCATTGCCGGCTTCCACCGCGTCCTCTCCAACGATGGCCGCTGGCATGGGATCACCGTCGGTCATTCCGGTGCGCACGTTCGAGGAGATGGTGGACAGCGAGGAAGAGCTCGAACCGGAAGAGGAGCTCGACGAGGAAGACGAAGACAGTGAGGGCGAGGTGATCGCGTTAccggagaaaaaggaaatcgtCACGATCGACAGCTCGTCCGATGACGATTGCATCGTGCTGTCGGATGACGACGAGGAACCGGAAGACGAATCGGACGATGATCCGCAGAACAGTGGGCTGCACGTGAACGACGCGTACAACGTGCCGGACGAGCAGGGCCGGGTGGTGATCAACGTGGGCCACGCGGACGGTGAGGAGGACATCTTCCTAGCGCCCCAGATCGCGCGCATCATCAAACCGCACCAGATCGGTGGCGTGCGGTTCCTGTTCGATAACATCATCGAGTCGATCGAGCGGTATGATTCCTCGACCGGGTTCGGGTGCATACTGGCCCACTCGATGGGGCTCGGCAAAACGCTTCAGTTAGTTTGCTTCtgtgatatatttttaagGCACACCAGCTCGAAAACGGTGCTGATCATCATGCCCATCAACACGCTGCAGAATTGGTTGAACGAGTTCAACACCTGGCTGCCAGAGGATAGCGAGAACAGCCCGCTGCGGAACCACGGCGAGGTGCGGCCGCGCCATTTCCGCATTCACATCCTGAACGATAGCCACAAAACGCTGAAATCGCGCTCGAAAGTCGTGCTGGAGTGGGCCAAAAATGGGGGCGTGCTGCTGATTGGGTACGAGATGTACCGGCTACTCAGCCAGAAGAAGATGactaagaagaagaaaaagaagaagggcGGCGTGCTGGTGGCCGACCCGGAGGAGGAAAAGGAGTCCACCGAGGAGCAGCGGAACATGTTTGACGACATACACGAGGCGCTTGTGAAACCGGGTCCGGATTTGGTGGTCTGTGACGAGGGTCACCGGATAAAGAACTCGCATGCCAGCATCTCGGTGGCGCtaaagcaaatcaaatcgAAACGACGCGTCGTGCTGACCGGCTACCCGCTTCAGAACAACCTGCTGGAGTACTGGTGCATGGTGGATTTCGTGCGTCCAAACTACCTTGGCACGAAGACGGAATTTAGCAATATGTTTGAGCGACCGATCCAAAACGGCCAGTGTATCGACTCGACGCCCCAGGACATCAAGCTGATGCGGTACAGGGCACATGTGCTGCACTCGCTGTTGCTTGGTTTCGTGCAACGGCGATCGCACTCCGTGTTGCAAACGTCGCTGCCCCAGAAGGAAGAGTACGTGCTGCAGATTCGCATGACCGAGTTCCAGCGAAAGCTGTACAGCGTGTTCATGAACGATGTCGTGCGAACGAAGGCCGTTCCGAACCCCCTGAAAGCGTTTGCCGTGTGCTGCAAGATATGGAACCATCCCGACGTGCTGTACAACTTTCTCAAGCAAAGCGAACGAGACATTGATCTGGAGATCGAAGAACCTGAACCTCCGACGGCACCGGGGGCGGTTAAGCCGGTTGGGGACAATTCCACCCCGAATCCTGTGCAGCTGCCGGGTACAACAACTAGTGGTGGTACAAGCACCCCGATGGAGATCGATGGCGCTGTTGGTGGAGTGAACGCCATGCCGGAGGTGTCCCCGCCGTCGGTAGTCCCGATTGGTGCTAAGGGTGGCCGGAAGaacgccaccgccgccgctaTACCAAAGCCGGCCAAACCGTTGGCGCTGAAAAAAGATGGAACGCCACGCAAACCGCGCACACCGAAAAAGGCTGTGATGAATAATAAATCTCAAGCCGTTGGTAAGGATGGTAAAATTGTTCCAGCGGCCACCATCAGCCCCAGCAACGTTAGCAAGGACCCGAATGCGATGGATACGACGGGATCGTTTGGAAAGGCCGATGGTTCCACGGATTTTGCTGGTGATCGTGGTGTAGTTAAGCAGGAAACCGGAGGGCACATGTACCCGCAACATTACCCAGATGCAGCATCCGGAAATCCGGCCTACCCATATCAGGCATATCCGGGAGCTGGACCTATGCCGCCAAACCAAGGATATGGGGGCTACAATCAAGGCATGGAAATGATGGGACCCGATCAGGGCTCGACCTACGGCACTTACGGTAGCGGTGTAAGTGGCCAGTATGGCAATAGCAACAATGGTGCAGGTGCTGGGACCGGAGATGCGTACAACAATTACGGAAACAATTACTATCGGAATGACTACAATGCACCGTATAATCAGTCCTCGGCTTACAGTGCAGGTGCCGGAACTGATGGTAATGCACCGTACAACCACAATCAGTATCCGTACGGCGCGAATATGGCCGAAGGAATGACAAACAATCAGTACGCCAACAACGGAAACGGTGCGACCGCACAAAACACCCCATCAAACAACTATTGGGGTGGTAACGGTGGCAATGGTAATGATAGCAATACGTACTACGATCAGCAACAGCCGGCGAACGCTAACCTAGCGAATGGTGCTTCCGGATCATCTTATTCGGCGTATGGCGAAGGTTACAATGTCTCTAACGGAACTCCAGCTGCTCCATTGGCCGGTGGTGAGAATAGTGCTACTAGTTTGGGTCCCTATCCCGGTGTGGAACAACAGTCGGCATCTTCGGCGATGAACCAAACTCAGCTTCCTACGCAATACAATAATTACGCTACTGCGGCAGACACATTGCCAACGGATGGGCTTCAAAAGTGGGACCATTCGCAACTGACCAATGCAAACGCTAAAGCAGCTGTGAATGCGGAACTTTCACAAGGCCAAGAAACGAATCTGCCCAACAATAATGCCGAGTCTATTCCCGCGTTGGAACCAAACACCGAATCACCGCTTACATCAGCGGCTGCAAACCCGCTAGATTCTACGGATCCTATTTCAGATGCTGCTGCCGCCATTACACAAGAGCAGGCGAATGCACAGTACGCGAACCAACCCTCGCTAGAAGATCTCAAAGATCCAGTGAAGCCGGATCTGGTTGGCGATAAACCAACAGAGATAGTCGATATGGATACGAAGGAAATTAGCAAGATGGATCTACAGGAAGCTGTTAAGCAGGAGATCAAAAAGGAAGTGGAAGAAAATATGCAACAAGATCAAACGAGTGCAGATGCCCAGATCAAAAAGGAAGACGATAAAGCTGAGATAAAATGTGAGATAAAGGCGGAGGAAAGCAGCGAGAAGATAACGAATGGTGGTAATACAGAAGTTGAACTGTCGCCGTCGAGCCAGCCCGAGGATAAAAAGTCTTTAGACGCATTAGTGGATGCGAACTTGATCAAGAAGGAAGAGGGATTGGATGGTATTGAAATCAAGCAGGAAGCTGAGCCTCTAACTACTGAACCCGGTAAGAATGCTGAAGAACAAAACACCGAGTCAAAGTATGCACCCaacaaggatgtgctaaaaacaGAGGAGGAGTTAGATAAATCAGCAAAAATTGAAGGCGACGCTGAGAAAGATGTGGAGGAAGTGGTAGCTGTGATTGGAAAGAGTGACGATGATAAGGAAAAGTCGAATGATGCTACTCTAAAAGCGGAGGAGGAAGATGCTAACATGAAGCAAGAAGACAAGGAACCAACAGCTGCAGACAAAGAGACAACGTcggcaaaatcaaccacgACCACTGCAAATAGTACttcgacgacaacgacaacaaccGCTTCCATCGGGGCCCAAAAGGAAGGCAAAGGAAAGGACGCTAAAGATGAGATTCCGTACGAGTGGGCACTGGAACTGATGAAGGGCTACATACCGGATCTGTTGGAAAACTCGCCAAAAATGGACATTTTCTTCTGCATTCTGGAGGAGAGCATCCGATTGGGCGATCGTTTGTTGGTGTTCAGTCAAAGCCTGCTCACACTGAACTTGATCGAGCGGTTTTTGCAGCGCAATAAAATTCCAGGCTCTGAGAATTATTGGTGCAAAAATAGCAACTACTTCC GATTGGACGGCTCAACAGTGGCCCAGGAACGAGAGAAGCTCATAAATGAGTTCAATTCCAACCCGAACGTGCATCTCTTCCTGGTGTCTACCCGCGCTGGTTCGCTGGGTATTAATCTGGTTGGAGCGAACCGTGTGGTGGTGTTCGACGCTAGCTGGAACCCGTGTCACGATACCCAGGCCGTGTGTCGCGTGTACCGCTATGGACAGAAGAAACCCTGTTTTGTCTACCGGCTTGTGATGGACAATTGTCTAGAGAAAAAGATCTACGATCGACAGATCAACAAACAAGGCATGTCCGATCGTATAGTGGACGAATGCAATCCGGACGCGCATCTGTCGATGAAGGAGATCACCAGCCTGTGTTACGACGATGGTGAAGACGGTGAGGCGAAAGATTACAGCGAGGACAAGGATAAATTCATCGACATCGTGATGCAACACCTGCTAGAATCGCACTCGAAGAAGCTCACTAAAGCACCGTTTGCCCACGAGAGCCTGCTGATCGaccggaaggaaaagaaattgtCCTCTGCAGAAAAACGTCAAGCGCAACGAGGATACGAGCTAGAGAAGCAAGCTGCAACCAAACCGGCGTACTCGTATACATCGATGGGCACGACTTATCGAGCTATTCGCACTTCAGACGGCTCGATCATTCACCGACCTGTGGCATCG GTTCGTCCCATGCAGGCTGGTGAtgcgaacaaaacgaacgtaCCAGGAGCGCGGCCCACACGTTGGATACCAGCTGAGGTGTGGCAGCGACAAGGAATGACTGCTCAAGAAATGACTCTGCCGATCG ATGTGGTTATTCCGACCAGCTCGGCCGACAAATCGAACATTGTGTTGAAGGCAGGCCAAAAAGTGATGGTGCTGAAGTCACCGAAGGGCATCTATATGCAGCTGGAGAGTGGCAAAATCATAGCTATACGTACTGCGTTTAAAGTCGGCCAAAGCAAAGAGGCACCCCCGGCGAAAGGCAGTAGTATCATCACTACCACACCGACTACGCCAGGTCGTCGGACAACGAATCTAACATTCGGAACGGCCAAGGGTTCGTCTACGTTGCTCATCTCGAAGAATGGTGCTGGTGGCAGTGGCGGTAGTACGGGAGATTTTTCCGAGGGAAACTCGTTGAGCATCGCGTCAAATTCCGATGACGACGAAAAGTCAGATTCCAGCATCCTTCCGCTAACCATTAACGACGATGGCGATAGCGAGAAGGAAACCATGAGCGTGGATGACTATCCCGACAAACCGAtctcgaaaaaggacaccgatgTGGTGGAGCACATCGTAAACGACAAGACTGACACGACGATGAGCAGCATGAGCAGTGCGAGTAGtactagcagcagcagtggcctCCCGTTACCTGCGACAACAACATCGACAACTACAACGTCCTTCTCGGGTACATCTTCCTCAAAGGCGCAGGCGAACGATACGATTGACAAGTTCCCGATGATACAGTCGGCGTACTCGTTGGCTCCACAAGCTCAGGGCTTAGGAGCACATCGGCCGGGTGAATTGCATATGTTGAATGCTTCACCATCACCGGCTGTGCAACCGACAGCCACCGTTACCATAGATGACGATTCCCCTCCCATGAAGGACAAGATTATATACAAGCCGAACTTGGtcgaacgcaaaacaaaagctacTCCATCGTCGTTGAAGAACTACCGGCACAAGACGAGCAAAGTACAAGAAATAACCCCCGGTACAGCCACGACGATTGCACACCCTGTAACGACGGCATCGTCAGTTATGGTATCGTCTGGTACGACGAAACCCATGACGGTTGCGAGTAGCGGATCGGCCATGCATCAGGTCACCAACGTGAACCGTGGTATGACATCAACcaataaaatgaatgaattaccTAACATCACCCCGAACAATGATGCAACCATGGGAATGATGTACAACGCTGGTTCTGGTGCAACCACAGCGCACAGCAACATGCAACAGTCGCTGGTGAGGACCGCCGACAAGCTGGCTTCCGCAAGTAATACCATGCCGCAGCCAACCATTCCACCGAACTTGTCGGATGGAACATTTGGCCATGGTATGGATCCAGTAGGTTACGGAACATCTACGCATCACCCGAGCGGCACCGTACAGTCCGCGAGATCCGCAAACAAGTTACCCTCTGCTGGTGCGCTTCAATCTCCTACCGAGACACTGGCACCTACGCCGCAGCAGTACTCCGTAGGACATCAACCGACACTCGGTGGAACACAAGGCGCCTTTGGTGGGCATGCTACACCAGCGGCAGGACCACAGAGTAGCAAAACCACCCATATGCATCAACCGATCACGGGAACTTCGCCCTCAGCGTACAGCAGCTCGCCCGGAAACAGCAGCAGTGCGAGCAAACAGCACCACGCATGGATGCCGTACGGTTCATCAGTGACTGGTCCGATGACATCTCCTGCGTACGGGCAaccccagcaacagcaacagcagccgcaACCGCATCAACAGCCCCAAGGCAGTTtctcgcaacaacaacaccaggCGTTGCAGCAGCCGCAACATCATTACCAACCGATGGGAAGCCAGCTGCAACATCGGGCGTCTCACCAACCGGACCTTCATGGGGGTCTAGggatgcatcatcatcacgcggCCGGAGTGCAGCCACCTCCACCGGCTCCACAGTACGAATCCAGCTTGAACTTCCTGGAGAAAACTACGTCCGCACTGATCAACAACCAGAACCAGAGCGAATTCCAAGCTTCGCTAAGCAACATCACCCGCTCACCAACACCGACGGATGGGTACATCGACTACAACCCAAAGCCAACGGTCGCAGCGACGAAAAAAGGAGGTGCCGGTAGCAAGAGCAAAACGCCCAAGGCACCCAAGAACGATTACAATGCGGCCAAAAAAGCGCTCAACAAGCGAAACAATCCGTCACCCTACACGCACGTCTCGTCCTCATCGGCGTCTTCTTCTCCGTCCGCGTCTCCGGCAGTTATGAACCAATCGCATAGCGTTGCCACCACGCTACCGTCTGCGGTAAACCCGGGCGTTTATCAAGGTTACCACACAGCGGGAACCGGTACGATAACGGCTACCACACCACTAGCGCCTGGTTCGTCCACTGTTAACCCATCGTCGGCGGGATACTACGATCAGTACGGTCAACCGATgaatcaccaccatcaccaacaaCCGCCGACCGTAGGCTATGGGGCGACGTCCGGCAGTGGTTCCAACGCCATGATGGCCACACCACCGATCGCAGTCACACAAAACAATGGCCTACCGTTGGCGGTATCTCAACCATCGACCGTGGCCGGGTATGGGAACGTGCCGCCACCTGTCGTTTCCTCGTTTGCCG GTCCATCATACACAGCAACCAGCAATAGTACAACGTCGACGGCTACGGTACGCTCGAACTATTATCCAACGGCGAGTGGCCACGGAGGCAACAATCCGACCACGCAACCATCCGGTGCCGGTCCACAAACGCCCGCAATTCCGGCAAATGACGTATCATCCAACTACTCCCATCAACCATCACCCACCACGCAGCTGCACCACAGGCCATCATCACCTTCACAAGCCATCGCATCGCACTACCCACCACAACACCAAGCACCGTCAGCAACGACCGCTTCTAGGGGTGGCAGCTCGCGAGGATCAGCATCGGCAgcccagcaccagcaacaacacaaTATGTCCCAAcctcagcaacagcatccgcaTCTGCAGCAGCATGTGCAAccgcatcatcaccagcaaaGTGCAGTCACACCGGACTATCCCATGCACTCTCAGTCTACCGCACCGTATCCGATGGCCACAGCACCGTTGTCGGGAGCGGATGCCGTAAATGCTCCCAACGACACTGCGTCCACGAGTGTCTACCAGCAGGATCTTCACTCGACTCATctgcatcagcaacagcaacagcaccagcatcaccagcatccgcatcttcagcaacagcagtcgGCAACACCACAAGCTGTTGCATCCACACCGGGTTCCACGTTTGTGCCGTACTCATCGACAGGATTGGCCACTCCGACCGGGTACGGTGCATCGACGATTGCCACGATTGCCAGCCAAAACGCaactaccaccaccacaagtACGGCCGCTGTAGTCGCCGGTTCATCGTCGGTGGGTTCTGCCAGCGGACCGTCCAACGGATCGGCTTTCCATCGACCAGAAAGTGCGACGGCCTCGTCCGTGGGTTCGGTTGTTCCACCGGTCTCAAGCTACGACACACCGCCGACGTACATTCCCGATGCTAACGCTCCGGCAGCGTCCTATCATCAGTATCATCACGCACCGTACCAATCGGCGCagtatcatcaccatcagccgCAGGGATATTATCCTCCTCCGCCGCCACCATCGGCCTACCCGTACTACCCATCGTCGGCGGCGGGTCCTTACGGTGCGGCACAACCAGCAGGACCTGGTATGGCACCAACCGACGCACAGTACCATGCCtatccaccaccgccaccatcggGCGGATCCACAGCGGCAGCCGGCTCGGCGGCAAGCAACTATAACTATCCACCGTATCCCAGCCAACCCGGTGTTGGCCAGTGGCAGTAA